A stretch of Anaerobacillus alkaliphilus DNA encodes these proteins:
- a CDS encoding cytochrome P450: MVNHTNELGPLNTMGAEFQKNRYAELKKYQEISPVHPEAVQALGGRPFTQWTVTRYADVLTVLKDARFVKEIRKIISQDQQVPVPPPLEDLVKTQRNQMLFRDPPDHTRLRRLVNQAFTPKIVQRLKPTIQRISTRLLDEMEGKSEIDIVKDYAYPLPVIVIADLLGVPREDHSIFKEWSDGFIKTIDIAPTMEDLVTGNRVTIEFRDYFRQIVQQRAETPQDDLISGLIQAKDTAGKLSEDELLDMCILLLVAGHETTVNLIANSMLLLLLHKNQQVLLRENPELLDLAIEEVLRFEPPVQATSRFVSEDMVFQGREFKKGDSVTVWLSAANRDPSQFGDPEMFDITRKENPHLAFGLGNHFCLGAPLAREEGTTAIQSFLEKFSHIELVSEDIQWKPSPLMRSLKSLPVQVRR; encoded by the coding sequence ATGGTAAATCATACCAATGAGTTGGGGCCATTAAATACAATGGGTGCAGAATTTCAAAAAAATCGTTATGCAGAGTTAAAAAAGTATCAGGAGATATCACCTGTACATCCAGAAGCAGTTCAGGCATTAGGTGGTCGCCCATTTACTCAATGGACAGTAACAAGATATGCAGATGTATTGACTGTTTTAAAAGATGCTCGCTTTGTAAAGGAAATAAGGAAAATAATCTCACAAGACCAACAGGTTCCAGTTCCTCCACCTTTAGAAGATTTAGTTAAAACACAACGAAACCAAATGTTATTTCGTGATCCGCCAGATCATACAAGATTAAGGCGACTAGTAAATCAGGCTTTTACGCCTAAGATTGTTCAACGACTCAAACCTACTATTCAACGCATTTCTACAAGGCTATTAGATGAAATGGAAGGGAAGTCGGAAATTGATATTGTCAAAGATTATGCGTATCCTTTACCTGTTATTGTTATTGCCGACCTACTCGGAGTTCCTCGGGAGGATCACTCAATATTCAAAGAATGGTCAGATGGTTTTATTAAGACGATTGATATAGCACCTACTATGGAAGATTTAGTAACCGGTAATAGGGTTACAATAGAGTTTCGAGATTACTTTCGTCAAATTGTCCAACAAAGAGCGGAAACTCCCCAAGATGATTTAATATCAGGTCTTATTCAAGCCAAGGATACGGCTGGAAAACTAAGTGAAGATGAACTACTTGATATGTGCATATTACTCCTAGTTGCAGGCCATGAAACAACTGTTAACTTAATTGCAAATAGTATGCTATTACTGCTTTTACACAAAAATCAACAAGTATTACTAAGGGAAAATCCTGAGCTATTAGATTTAGCAATTGAGGAAGTTCTCCGTTTTGAACCACCAGTGCAGGCAACCAGTAGATTTGTTTCAGAAGATATGGTGTTTCAGGGGCGGGAATTCAAAAAGGGGGATTCAGTTACCGTTTGGCTTAGTGCGGCAAATCGAGATCCATCACAATTTGGAGATCCGGAAATGTTTGATATCACGAGAAAAGAAAATCCTCATCTAGCATTTGGTTTAGGAAATCACTTCTGTTTAGGAGCACCTTTAGCTAGAGAAGAGGGAACGACAGCCATTCAATCTTTCCTAGAGAAATTTTCTCATATTGAACTAGTAAGCGAAGATATTCAGTGGAAGCCATCGCCATTAATGAGGTCACTTAAATCGTTACCTGTGCAAGTTCGACGTTAA
- a CDS encoding GGDEF domain-containing protein has translation MKQQNTAEMNYQLWSYKILYFYWLLAIIAILGQLVGLIMALYYYPETVRTFIQEKVLVLIIGHLVILLLCEYLVKVKKVYHSWVLITTGTLLTLIIIIVNPAIPGLQVILLLPMAVALIYLEKSKLLFSFSINLIGLTCVHIFFLPLRMATSEYEYLAYYTSLCAGYIIYLAILQRGNEVLEFLYQSNEKEKELIIKNAVIERLSKTDALTELYNHKTFHEYMDYLVEQSKNYEVPLQLAIIDIDNFKCINDTYGHSAGDVVLKRIAATIRELATENDIVARYGGEEFAILFTEKSLQETEQIIENIRRAISSITHKEIQERVVTISVGLSDYHSQMSKYDFFEQTDELLYEAKRSGKNKVVMKR, from the coding sequence ATGAAGCAACAAAATACAGCAGAGATGAATTACCAGCTATGGTCATATAAAATATTGTATTTTTATTGGTTATTAGCAATCATCGCTATCTTAGGGCAACTGGTTGGACTTATTATGGCGCTTTATTATTATCCCGAGACTGTCCGTACTTTTATTCAAGAGAAAGTTCTTGTTTTAATCATAGGGCATTTAGTTATTCTGTTATTGTGTGAATATTTAGTAAAGGTAAAAAAGGTCTATCATTCGTGGGTATTAATTACTACGGGTACTCTATTGACTCTGATAATAATTATTGTTAACCCGGCAATACCTGGCCTGCAAGTAATTCTGTTATTACCTATGGCAGTTGCGTTAATCTATCTTGAAAAAAGTAAATTGTTATTCAGCTTTTCTATTAATCTTATTGGACTGACGTGCGTACATATCTTCTTCCTACCGTTAAGAATGGCAACCTCAGAATACGAGTACCTAGCTTATTATACATCGTTATGTGCGGGATATATCATCTATCTTGCAATTCTTCAAAGAGGGAACGAAGTATTAGAATTTCTCTATCAATCGAATGAAAAAGAAAAAGAACTCATTATAAAAAATGCAGTCATAGAGCGGCTTTCAAAAACCGATGCTTTAACTGAATTGTATAATCATAAAACCTTCCATGAATATATGGATTATCTGGTTGAACAAAGTAAAAATTACGAAGTGCCACTCCAATTAGCCATCATCGATATTGATAACTTTAAATGTATTAATGATACGTATGGCCATAGTGCAGGCGATGTCGTTTTAAAAAGAATTGCTGCTACAATCCGTGAGCTAGCGACTGAAAATGATATTGTTGCAAGATATGGAGGCGAGGAATTTGCGATATTGTTTACTGAGAAAAGTCTTCAGGAAACTGAACAAATAATAGAGAATATTCGAAGAGCGATATCCTCTATTACTCACAAGGAAATTCAAGAGCGAGTAGTGACAATTAGTGTCGGACTTAGTGATTACCATAGTCAGATGTCTAAGTACGATTTTTTTGAACAGACAGATGAGTTACTATATGAAGCAAAACGAAGCGGAAAAAATAAAGTGGTAATGAAAAGATAG
- a CDS encoding DUF2254 domain-containing protein, translated as MLKRIALQMKDTIWVRPFFYCMFSLFAAIIVIYIDVRFNDYLNKHIPSYLLTSVDLAHIILGTISAALVTMTTITFSTIMVVLTTYTSQFSPRILKGFLTKASTMRVLGVFLGGFIYSILSLLFMRNSTIDNDVISATVGVLVAFICLGFFAYFIHNVATSIQVSNLINELAHDTLKTVQRESDALKDYKNRTYDKEFTSPKGYSKVLEVTGKKFGYIQLIDYPSLYNLALKKDCVIELNQYIGHYVTKESKLVTIFHNSDDIELVIDDYITIGDERTAVQDVEFGLIKMVEIALRAISPGINDPNTAIDCIRFLRTPLTEAVRNRAEYIVFYDENDKCRLIKKQESTEQLLYTTFYQISHYGRQDISILIAILDTLLHVGRNSDHKIKIEMKKFTEYIIGKFDYSLLDDLDLKKVKSMQAAIEKVLGGKAGEG; from the coding sequence TTGTTAAAAAGGATTGCTTTGCAAATGAAAGATACGATCTGGGTGCGCCCGTTTTTTTATTGTATGTTTTCACTCTTTGCTGCCATAATCGTAATTTATATAGATGTTAGATTTAATGACTATCTTAATAAACATATTCCAAGTTATTTATTAACTAGTGTTGATCTGGCACACATTATTCTTGGTACAATTTCTGCAGCCCTTGTAACGATGACAACCATTACTTTTTCAACAATTATGGTTGTTCTGACTACCTACACATCACAGTTTTCACCAAGAATTTTGAAAGGATTCCTTACAAAGGCTTCAACAATGAGAGTGTTAGGAGTTTTTTTAGGAGGATTTATTTATTCAATCCTATCTCTATTATTTATGAGAAACTCGACCATAGATAATGACGTGATTTCAGCTACAGTAGGTGTACTAGTAGCGTTTATTTGTTTAGGGTTTTTTGCCTATTTTATTCATAATGTAGCAACGTCTATCCAAGTAAGCAATTTAATTAATGAGCTTGCTCATGATACGTTAAAGACTGTTCAAAGAGAAAGTGATGCCCTTAAAGACTATAAAAATCGTACATATGATAAGGAATTTACTTCTCCAAAAGGTTATTCAAAGGTTCTAGAAGTTACCGGGAAAAAGTTTGGTTACATCCAATTAATTGATTATCCTAGCCTGTATAATTTGGCTCTCAAAAAGGATTGTGTAATTGAGCTAAACCAGTACATCGGTCATTATGTAACGAAAGAAAGTAAATTAGTAACGATTTTTCATAATAGTGATGACATTGAGTTAGTTATCGATGATTATATTACAATAGGGGATGAAAGAACGGCTGTTCAAGATGTAGAGTTCGGATTAATTAAAATGGTTGAAATTGCATTAAGAGCAATATCCCCAGGTATTAATGACCCAAACACAGCTATTGATTGCATTCGATTTTTAAGAACGCCCCTCACGGAGGCAGTTCGGAATAGGGCAGAATACATTGTCTTTTATGATGAGAATGATAAATGTCGGCTAATCAAAAAACAGGAGAGTACCGAACAACTACTTTATACAACCTTCTACCAAATCAGTCATTATGGTAGGCAGGATATCTCCATCTTGATAGCTATACTAGACACTCTGCTTCATGTTGGTAGGAATAGTGACCATAAGATTAAGATTGAGATGAAGAAATTTACAGAATACATTATTGGAAAATTTGACTATAGCCTTTTAGACGACTTAGATCTGAAAAAAGTAAAAAGTATGCAGGCAGCGATAGAGAAGGTTTTAGGAGGGAAGGCAGGAGAGGGGTGA
- a CDS encoding alpha/beta fold hydrolase, translating into MTITKEFAEVNDGKLYYELSGEGEAILFIHGLFLDSKLWDKQFYEFSKTNKVIRLDLRGFGHTEITEKSFSNFDDLKALLEYLNIDKVHIVGLSLGSLIALEFALVYPEFVESLVLCSMKLSRDESPALQNARRDFWSAYQSGDMYTCVNLSEQLWLQGQGPAGITSAENRILYREMIESNLSKPKIKSKPIFLENIEKKLDDIKVRTLIVSGELDFEDYRLAAGELCEKIKGSEKISFEKSAHLMNLNEPVLFNRTIAEFISKTQNS; encoded by the coding sequence ATGACCATTACAAAAGAATTTGCTGAGGTAAATGACGGTAAGCTTTATTATGAATTGTCTGGAGAAGGAGAAGCGATTTTATTCATTCACGGACTTTTTCTAGACTCAAAACTATGGGATAAACAATTTTATGAGTTCTCAAAAACAAACAAAGTCATTCGTTTGGATTTACGAGGGTTTGGTCATACAGAAATAACAGAAAAATCATTTTCAAACTTTGATGATCTGAAAGCTTTGCTTGAGTACTTAAATATAGATAAAGTTCATATTGTTGGCCTATCTCTTGGCTCCCTCATTGCGTTAGAATTTGCATTGGTATATCCAGAATTCGTAGAAAGCCTTGTCCTTTGTTCAATGAAACTTAGTCGTGATGAATCTCCAGCGTTACAAAATGCACGGCGGGATTTTTGGAGTGCTTATCAATCAGGTGATATGTATACTTGTGTTAATTTATCAGAACAATTGTGGTTACAAGGGCAAGGCCCGGCTGGAATAACTAGCGCGGAAAATAGAATTCTTTATCGTGAAATGATTGAGTCTAATCTAAGTAAACCTAAAATTAAGAGCAAACCAATATTCTTAGAAAATATAGAAAAGAAGCTAGATGATATTAAGGTGCGAACACTCATTGTAAGTGGTGAGCTAGATTTTGAAGATTATAGACTTGCAGCCGGTGAATTGTGCGAAAAAATAAAGGGTAGTGAAAAGATTAGTTTTGAAAAATCGGCTCATTTGATGAATTTAAACGAACCCGTGCTGTTTAATAGGACTATTGCAGAATTCATTTCAAAAACCCAAAATTCATAG
- the yfbR gene encoding 5'-deoxynucleotidase — protein MESHLMANLFRLRYIERWSLMRNVMKENVAEHTFHVSLITHCLCSIANEIFHKEVNTEKAVTLSLFHDVTEVYTGDIPTPVKHHNKNILKNFRDIEDLAAERLVQQAPDPLKNIYRQVISEKHDHELTSFIKAADLLDAYLKCVSELSAGNKEFVVAKSQIEEKILELHMPEVNYFLTHFVPSFEKTLDEISE, from the coding sequence GTGGAAAGTCATTTAATGGCAAACCTCTTTCGGTTAAGATATATCGAAAGATGGAGTCTCATGAGAAATGTTATGAAAGAAAATGTTGCAGAACATACCTTTCATGTATCTCTTATCACTCATTGTCTCTGTTCGATTGCAAACGAGATATTTCATAAGGAAGTAAATACTGAAAAAGCTGTCACACTCTCACTTTTTCATGATGTTACAGAAGTCTATACAGGAGATATCCCTACTCCAGTAAAACATCATAATAAAAATATCCTGAAGAACTTTCGCGATATTGAAGATTTAGCTGCTGAACGGTTAGTTCAACAAGCTCCAGACCCTCTAAAAAACATTTATAGGCAAGTAATTAGTGAGAAGCATGACCATGAGTTAACTAGCTTTATAAAAGCAGCCGACTTGTTAGATGCCTATTTAAAATGTGTATCAGAGTTATCAGCTGGAAACAAAGAGTTTGTTGTTGCAAAAAGCCAAATTGAAGAAAAAATTCTGGAATTACATATGCCAGAAGTAAATTACTTTCTCACCCATTTTGTTCCAAGCTTTGAGAAAACGTTAGATGAAATATCAGAGTAA
- a CDS encoding glycine betaine uptake BCCT transporter: MDNSDRTVFKISVAIAIMFVGIGILIPNQLGEAMVVAQSFMLESFGWFYQLVATFFLGFAIFMIFSKYGKIKLGKEDSKPEYSRPTWFAMLFSAGMGIGLLFYGVSEPISHFVSPPIGEGGTEQSAIVGMRYTWLHWGLHAWAIYAMVALALAYQKFRKGAPGLMSATLYPVLGEKVKGPIGKTVDVIAVFATLFGVAASLGLGSQQINAGLEYLIGIPNNFMVQMMIMGIITVLFIISANTGISKGIKYLSNVNMSIATLLLVTMLILGPTLFLLNMFTTSLGSYIQNVALMGLRLSPFDGNEAAFTQGWTVFYWAWWISWTPFVGMFIARVSKGRTIREFTVAVLLVPTLVCGLWFTVFGGTGMYLELIQGLNVSGQGLETALFYVYQHLPLGVLLSILTVALITTFFVTSADSATFVLGMLTTGGNLNPSNRVKITWGIILVASTIVLMASGGLAGLQTAIIVSALPLTFIVLVMCYGLVKALNKDLKEQKTDITMHKEKKLAAKSKPAS; encoded by the coding sequence ATGGATAATAGTGACAGGACAGTTTTTAAAATATCTGTCGCAATTGCGATCATGTTTGTAGGTATTGGAATTCTTATTCCAAATCAATTAGGTGAAGCAATGGTAGTAGCCCAAAGCTTTATGCTTGAATCATTTGGTTGGTTTTATCAATTGGTTGCGACATTTTTTCTGGGCTTTGCTATCTTTATGATATTTAGTAAGTATGGAAAGATCAAATTAGGTAAGGAAGATTCGAAACCAGAATATAGTCGTCCCACATGGTTTGCGATGTTATTTTCCGCCGGAATGGGTATTGGTTTACTCTTTTATGGAGTGTCTGAGCCGATATCTCACTTTGTTTCGCCACCAATCGGAGAAGGAGGAACAGAACAATCTGCTATTGTAGGGATGCGTTATACTTGGCTTCACTGGGGATTGCATGCGTGGGCGATTTACGCAATGGTTGCATTAGCTTTAGCATATCAGAAGTTTAGAAAAGGTGCCCCAGGTTTAATGAGCGCAACGCTCTATCCGGTGCTTGGTGAAAAGGTGAAAGGTCCAATCGGTAAAACAGTTGATGTTATAGCCGTATTTGCCACATTATTTGGAGTTGCTGCCTCTTTGGGCTTAGGATCTCAACAAATAAATGCTGGCTTAGAATATCTAATCGGTATTCCAAATAACTTTATGGTACAAATGATGATCATGGGTATCATTACAGTTCTTTTCATCATCTCAGCAAACACAGGAATATCCAAAGGAATTAAGTATTTAAGTAATGTAAACATGTCAATCGCAACGTTACTATTAGTTACAATGCTAATCCTTGGGCCAACATTATTTCTTCTTAACATGTTTACAACAAGTCTAGGAAGTTATATTCAAAATGTAGCATTAATGGGCTTACGTTTATCACCTTTTGATGGCAATGAAGCTGCCTTTACACAAGGGTGGACAGTATTTTATTGGGCATGGTGGATTTCTTGGACACCATTTGTCGGAATGTTTATTGCACGAGTTTCCAAGGGAAGAACAATCCGCGAGTTTACTGTAGCCGTCTTGCTCGTTCCTACATTAGTCTGTGGTCTTTGGTTTACCGTTTTTGGAGGAACAGGAATGTATTTAGAGTTAATCCAAGGGTTAAATGTATCAGGCCAGGGACTAGAAACAGCACTTTTCTATGTCTATCAACACTTACCACTAGGCGTTCTACTTTCGATTTTGACAGTAGCCTTAATTACAACCTTCTTTGTTACATCAGCTGACTCAGCTACTTTCGTATTAGGGATGTTAACAACGGGCGGTAACTTAAATCCTAGTAATCGGGTAAAAATCACGTGGGGCATCATCCTTGTTGCATCAACTATCGTCTTGATGGCCTCAGGGGGCTTGGCAGGTTTACAAACTGCGATTATTGTTAGTGCTTTGCCGTTAACATTTATTGTTCTGGTCATGTGTTATGGGTTGGTAAAAGCACTTAATAAAGATTTGAAAGAGCAAAAGACGGATATTACAATGCATAAAGAGAAAAAGCTAGCGGCAAAATCTAAGCCCGCTAGTTAG
- a CDS encoding copper resistance CopC/CopD family protein yields the protein MLKKIVVLPLFLLILLLPMYVYAHAYLKESYPTNESVLDYSPEEIIAQFSEPINLSLSKLTLKDEAGKTIASEQVSDNNQELILRPPNLENGVYIVDWQILAKDTHVTSGSFHFTVNAPVQEIEIIETPSSEENIEPVPSDDLVDESEDEIDEQQSAVPSVNNHNDHDKHNEYHAGTYVRILELLLLISIAGMFFFRAVLLKSQNMLFIERVLFIVASLIFILTGFTQVLIRALQLSNQPIVDTFLVILTTTNIGFASIVKPILFLVLFFASFYQKKGQIILNSLIFLGLFFSFAWSGHASGSFLNILSHTLHLAAASIWFGGIIGFTIYSMLGKKQLSRLNDFHKKLLKFSKIALWSIVVIIASGFILSVGYLHSWDQLLTSNYGITLLWKLLAFTPILIIAAYHRFIWLPKLKQGDVQSLSRLFWSLRIELILIIIVVIIAGFLSSTSPPFA from the coding sequence TTGTTGAAGAAAATAGTTGTTTTACCACTTTTTTTATTAATACTTTTACTACCTATGTATGTATATGCTCACGCGTATCTTAAAGAGTCATATCCAACAAATGAATCTGTGTTAGATTACTCACCTGAAGAAATTATTGCTCAGTTTTCTGAACCAATTAATTTAAGCTTAAGTAAACTAACGCTTAAGGACGAAGCAGGAAAAACTATTGCTTCAGAACAAGTCAGTGACAACAATCAAGAACTTATATTACGTCCTCCGAATCTAGAGAATGGGGTTTATATCGTCGATTGGCAAATATTAGCCAAAGATACACACGTGACAAGTGGATCGTTTCATTTTACTGTGAATGCTCCCGTACAAGAAATTGAAATTATAGAAACGCCCTCAAGTGAAGAAAATATTGAGCCAGTTCCTAGCGACGACTTAGTTGACGAAAGTGAAGATGAGATCGATGAACAACAATCAGCAGTTCCTTCAGTAAATAATCACAATGACCACGATAAACACAATGAATACCATGCAGGTACTTATGTACGTATCTTGGAATTACTACTTTTAATAAGTATTGCAGGTATGTTCTTTTTTAGGGCTGTCCTACTAAAAAGTCAAAACATGCTGTTTATTGAGAGAGTTTTATTCATTGTAGCAAGTTTAATTTTTATACTTACAGGGTTTACTCAAGTATTGATACGAGCTTTACAACTTAGTAATCAACCAATTGTTGATACATTTTTAGTAATACTAACTACAACAAACATTGGATTTGCGAGCATTGTAAAACCAATTTTATTCTTAGTCTTATTTTTCGCTAGTTTTTATCAAAAAAAAGGCCAAATTATTCTAAACTCACTTATTTTCCTTGGGCTCTTTTTTAGCTTTGCGTGGAGTGGTCATGCTTCTGGAAGTTTCTTGAACATACTTTCACATACCCTCCATTTAGCTGCAGCAAGTATATGGTTCGGAGGTATTATAGGATTTACTATTTACTCTATGCTAGGTAAAAAACAGTTATCTAGACTAAATGATTTTCATAAAAAGCTTTTGAAGTTTTCAAAGATCGCTCTCTGGTCAATTGTAGTTATTATCGCTTCTGGTTTTATTCTAAGTGTTGGTTACTTACATTCTTGGGATCAGCTTCTTACCTCTAATTATGGTATAACGTTACTTTGGAAGCTACTTGCTTTTACTCCGATACTAATCATTGCTGCCTACCATCGTTTCATCTGGTTACCGAAATTAAAACAGGGCGATGTACAAAGTCTTAGCCGCTTATTTTGGAGCTTAAGAATAGAATTAATTCTCATTATCATAGTTGTTATCATTGCTGGATTTCTATCGAGTACCTCACCACCCTTCGCTTAA
- a CDS encoding 4a-hydroxytetrahydrobiopterin dehydratase, which yields MKRLTNEEVTNLLLERDGWKLVDEKWIEKKYTFKEYLTGIEFVQKVAQLSEQENHHPFIAIDYKIVRLKLSSWAAKGLTDLDFRLASEFDHFYDSI from the coding sequence ATGAAAAGGCTTACAAATGAAGAGGTCACAAACCTACTATTAGAGAGAGATGGCTGGAAACTAGTAGATGAGAAATGGATTGAGAAAAAATACACCTTTAAAGAATACTTAACTGGCATTGAATTTGTTCAGAAAGTAGCTCAACTGTCTGAGCAGGAAAACCATCATCCATTTATTGCAATTGATTATAAAATTGTTCGATTAAAGCTTTCATCTTGGGCAGCTAAAGGGTTGACGGACTTAGATTTTAGGTTAGCTAGTGAGTTTGATCATTTCTATGATTCTATTTGA
- a CDS encoding aromatic amino acid hydroxylase, which produces MLTRKVPKHLRKYTVSQEYENYTAINHAVWRYVMRQNHHTLKDTAHEAYTDGLKSSGIFIERLPNVEEMNECLAPFGWGAATIDGFIPGVAFFEFQANGILPVVAEIRKLDNIQYTPAPDIIHEAAGHAPILCDEKYSEYVKLFGNIGKKAIATKEEHDHFEAVRHYSNLLEKGESTEEEIEAAKKKIDEVAATITGLSEAEKISRLYWWTVEYGLIGELENPKIYGAGLLSSVSEGGNALNPEVKKLPFDLETIINTSFDITKPQPQLFVCENFEQLTEGVLHFAKEMSFMKGGTESLEKAKQSANIATVEYSSGLQVTGVVHELLYNDQDEAVYLKMIGPTALAYKDSELPGHGTETHKDGFGAPIGLVKGVSTPLESLPEEELNRLGVVVGNECTLIFESGVEVKGQVKTILKHDNLIQVITFENCQVTYQGQVLFEPEWGLYDMAVGARIPSVYAGAADGEAYYTIDETVATVVASPVERSVLDGLYQKVREIRELPQENSLGMLQEVWEQVKAEYPNDWLLKLEIVEILNSNGWLPELQTEVTKELERLQGLNQEYHTLIKRGLEII; this is translated from the coding sequence ATGTTAACACGCAAAGTACCGAAACATTTAAGGAAATATACGGTAAGTCAAGAATATGAGAACTATACAGCAATTAATCATGCGGTTTGGAGGTATGTGATGCGTCAAAATCACCATACCTTAAAAGATACGGCACATGAAGCTTATACGGATGGCCTTAAGTCTTCAGGTATCTTTATTGAGCGTCTGCCAAACGTAGAAGAGATGAACGAATGTTTAGCACCGTTTGGTTGGGGTGCTGCAACCATTGATGGTTTTATTCCAGGAGTCGCATTTTTTGAATTCCAAGCAAATGGGATATTGCCTGTTGTAGCTGAAATCCGAAAATTAGACAATATTCAATATACACCAGCTCCAGATATCATCCATGAAGCTGCTGGTCACGCACCCATTCTTTGTGATGAAAAATACTCTGAATATGTAAAGCTTTTTGGGAACATCGGCAAGAAAGCGATAGCGACAAAAGAGGAACACGATCATTTTGAAGCTGTTCGTCACTATTCAAATTTATTGGAAAAAGGGGAGTCGACGGAAGAAGAAATTGAAGCTGCAAAAAAGAAGATCGACGAAGTTGCAGCAACAATTACTGGTCTGTCCGAGGCAGAGAAAATATCTCGACTTTACTGGTGGACAGTTGAATATGGTTTGATTGGTGAGCTAGAAAATCCGAAAATATATGGTGCAGGATTACTATCTTCTGTTTCAGAAGGGGGTAATGCTTTAAACCCTGAGGTGAAGAAACTACCGTTTGACTTAGAAACGATTATTAACACTAGCTTTGATATTACGAAACCTCAACCACAACTATTTGTTTGTGAAAATTTCGAGCAACTGACTGAAGGTGTATTGCATTTTGCAAAGGAAATGAGTTTCATGAAAGGTGGAACTGAGAGTCTAGAGAAAGCGAAGCAATCCGCTAATATTGCAACCGTCGAATATAGCTCAGGGCTCCAAGTAACAGGAGTTGTTCATGAACTACTCTATAATGATCAAGATGAAGCGGTATACTTGAAAATGATTGGGCCTACTGCTCTAGCTTATAAAGATAGTGAACTTCCTGGACATGGAACAGAGACCCATAAAGATGGCTTTGGAGCTCCTATTGGACTAGTAAAAGGAGTTTCTACACCATTAGAAAGTTTGCCTGAAGAAGAGTTAAATAGATTAGGAGTTGTAGTAGGAAACGAGTGCACTCTAATTTTTGAAAGTGGTGTCGAAGTAAAAGGACAAGTCAAAACGATCTTAAAACACGATAATCTAATTCAGGTTATTACCTTTGAAAACTGTCAGGTTACTTACCAGGGTCAAGTATTATTTGAGCCTGAGTGGGGTCTGTATGATATGGCTGTAGGGGCAAGGATTCCATCTGTTTACGCTGGTGCCGCAGACGGAGAAGCGTATTATACAATTGATGAAACGGTTGCCACAGTGGTAGCTAGTCCTGTAGAGCGTTCGGTACTAGATGGTTTATATCAGAAGGTCAGAGAGATCAGAGAGTTGCCACAAGAAAACTCTTTAGGAATGCTTCAAGAAGTATGGGAGCAAGTGAAAGCTGAGTATCCAAATGATTGGCTATTAAAATTAGAAATCGTTGAAATTCTAAATAGTAACGGTTGGTTACCTGAATTACAAACGGAAGTAACAAAAGAACTCGAAAGACTACAAGGTCTCAATCAGGAGTACCATACGTTAATTAAAAGAGGTTTAGAAATCATCTAA